One window from the genome of Nicotiana tomentosiformis chromosome 5, ASM39032v3, whole genome shotgun sequence encodes:
- the LOC104121659 gene encoding uncharacterized protein codes for MALEWVVLGYAAGAEAIMLLLLTIPGLDPLRQGLISVTRNLLKPFLSIVPFCLFLLMDIYWKYETRPTCESPESCSPSEHLRHQKSIMKSQRNALLIACAITFYWLLYAVTGLVVKVEQLNKRVEKLKASD; via the coding sequence ATGGCGTTGGAATGGGTTGTTCTGGGCTACGCTGCCGGAGCAGAAGCAATCATGCTCCTTCTCCTTACAATCCCGGGTCTTGACCCGCTCCGACAAGGCCTAATCTCTGTGACCCGAAATCTCCTCAAGCCGTTCCTCTCAATTGTACCTTTTTGCCTCTTCCTCTTAATGGATATCTACTGGAAATACGAGACCCGACCCACTTGTGAATCGCCCGAATCTTGTTCCCCATCTGAACACTTACGTCATCAGAAATCAATTATGAAGTCTCAGCGTAACGCGCTTCTCATCGCGTGTGCTATAACCTTTTACTGGTTGTTGTATGCTGTTACTGGTCTCGTTGTGAAAGTTGAGCAGCTGAATAAGCGCGTGGAGAAGTTGAAGGCTTCGGATTGA